GATATGCCCAGGTTTGCCAGCTTTCAATTCTTACGCCTATGTGTGGGTGTAATATTTAAATAATTGCTCTGCTCACCACAATCATTTCAGGATTCTTGTGCCAAAATTCTTGACATTTTGGAGGGCAAGCCAGACCTGATCATCGGCAACTACACCGATGGCAACTTGGTGGCGTCCCTCATGTCAAGCAAACTTGGAGTCACTCAGGTGAGAAAATGGATCATCAATTAGAGTCTCGCAAGATTACTTGTGCTATCAAAGAAAATTTGGTATGACACAAAAAATGTTCGTACTGACAGGGGACAGTTGCACACGCTCTGGAGAAGACAAAGTATGAAGATTCAGATGTCAAGTGGAGAGATCTGGACCAGAAGTACCACTTCTCCTGCCAATTCACTGCTGATATGATTGCAATGAACGCCAGTGACTTTATCATCACCAGCACGTACCAAGAAATCGCTGGAAGGTCAGTATAATGAATCTCACTGTAACTTCAGAACACTGACAACTAGTTTATAATAGAAGCCTGAAACATGAAGATATGGTGCAGCAAAGAGAAGCCAGGCCAATATGAGCACCACTACGCGTTCACAATGCCGGGGCTTTGCCGCTACGCCACGGGCATCAACGTCTTTGATCCAAAGTTCAACATTGCCGCACCCGGTGCTGACCAGTCCATCTACTTCCCCTTCACTCAGAAGCAGAAGCGGCTGACAGATTTACACCCACAGATTGAGGAGTTGCTCTACAGCAAGCAGGACACCGATGAACACATGTAAGTttactccttttctttttcttttcctgaaGACACAAAATAAATCTCTTTCGTTGAACCGATTTGCTAATTGCTTGCTGCATCAAATCAGAGGGTATCTGGCAGACAGAAACAAGCCAATCATCTTCTCAATGGCAAGGCTGGACAAGGTAAAGAACATCACTGGACTAGTGGAGTGGTATGGCCAGAACAAGAAGCTGAGGGACCTGGTAAACCTTGTTGTCGTCGCTGGCCTGCTGGACGCGTCGCAGTCCAAGGACCGGGAGGAGATAGAAGAGATCAACAAAATGCACAACCTGATCGACAAGTACCAGCTGAAAGGACAGATCCGCTGGATCAAGGCACAGACTGACCGTGTCCGCAACGGTGAGCTGTACCGTTGCATTGCCGATACAAAGGGTGCATTTGTTCAGGTATGTAATAGCTTCTATGCTGTTTAGGGGATCATGAGAAATACATTTCCTCTTCTGAAAGTTGCAGAGAATGAAACTCAACTCTAACCTTTTAATATAATATCTACAGCCTGCACTCTACGAAGCATTTGGGCTGACAGTGATTGAGGCGATGAACTGCGGCTTGGCAACCTTTGCGACAAATCAGGGAGGACCGGCAGAGATCATTGTGGATGGTGTCTCCGGTTTCCACATAAACCCCACGAACGGCAGGGAGGCAAGCAAGAAGATTGCAGATTTCTTCCAAAAGTGCAAGGAAGACCCAAGCTACTGGAACAAGGTGTCCACTGCTGGGCTTCAGCGCATCTACGAATGGTAGGTGCCATACCATGACATGACCGACCTTACTATCTCTTTTGGATGCATCTGATGGAAAAGAAACTAAACATGCGTTATACATGATGGCAGCTATACATGGAAgatttatgcaactaaagtCCTGAACATGGGTTCAACTTATGGCTTCTGGAAGACTCTGAACAAGGAAGAGAGGATTGCTAAACAGCGTTACCTGCAGATGTTTTACAACCTTCAGTTCAGGAATCTGGTGAGTTGAGAAGTAATTTGGTTATCCGATGCAACAGTGCGATCATCAAGACTGTAGTATAGGAGATATCTGATGAAGGATGTTATCATTGCTGCAGGCAAAGACGGTACCAAGAGTATATGAACATCCTCCGCAAGCCCCAGCAAGCGCAGGGCCAAGTACAATGACAGTAGTAAGACcgaaagaaaggcaagtgtgcCCACTCTTAAGAACTTTACTGAAGAGAGACCGGGGAAGCAACTGACTGATCCATTTGTTGTTTCACAAATCCAAATTTGGATGCTGCAGAAAGCCACAGACTAGGATTCAGAGGTGAGGTTTCTCCCCAGCTTGCACGGATTTAACTTCAAACCTACTAACAAAATGATGAGTGTCCCTTAATATTAATTGTTGGATGCCGGCCCCTTGCTTTCTTAGGATTATGACCAGCTTGATGGGGCACAAGTCTTCAACTTCTGACTAGAACGTATTGAAGCCAAGGTCCTCGTGGCTGCAGCAAACTCCATTAACACCGGACCACAGTGTATTGTAAAGAGATTGGTGTGTATGCATGTGTGGATGCCATTGTGTTGATTGTAATTGTAAAGATGGATGATGTAAAGAATTGAAAGTGCACATGGTTACAACTGATGATAATATATGAAAAGGATTGAAGGATGCTGAATCCAATAATGTGCAGGCAGTTCCCTAAAGAAAATACATACATTTTATGGAAAATCTAGCAGCTAATGAGGCATGTTTGGCACCCCAGATTGCAAGCAAAACTGACAATTCAAATGCAAGCCACAATTCATAATAACAGCAGCAGCATATATGATCCGGAATGAACATAATAGATCAGAGGTGCATAGTAACATATGGAATCCCTCCAGTACGACGACAAACAAGGAAACAGACAGTGCATGGGAATTGTGCTGAAACACAACACCGAACCAACTAAACATCCACAAGATGACATGACTAGCAATATTGGTAGCAAGCAGATTATAACTGAGGATCAATAAACAACCCCAATACCAAGCAACACGAATTTCAGGCAGGCTGCTGGCTGCTAATCTTATCGAGGAGTAAGTATTCCACGCTCAAGCAGTATCAAAGCAGCCTGCTGCATGCCTAGCTTGTAGAGAGAGACAGGCATGGCATGGCATGGCATGCTCCATCAGCAGTAGAACATGACGCTCTTGACGCTGTCCTTAAGCGCGGGGAGGGGCCTGACGGCTCCGCCGGTGGCCGCGCGGGTGCTGCGGGAGGTCGACGAGCTGGACGGCGCCCCGCCTCCACGGGCGCCACTTGCCAGCGACCCGCTGTCCGAGCTGTCGGGCTCCATGTAGAACCGGGCACGGAAAGCAGCCAGATGAGCGTAGTACGCTGGTGGGACTGCATTTTGGTTTGTTGATCACGGATTAATAAGtcattcattcattcattcattcattcattcaACAGATTGATGAATTCAACTCTCTTTCTCTCGGAAAACGGCTTACCAATAGATACAGAGCGCGTGCACCTCGCATAACTGCACAAGCAATCCGAACAGTTAGTTAGTATCTCTTTAGGCAGCCGGCCGGGACACAGTTGACATCTAGATGATTATGAACGAGAGTTGTCAGGCTTACGTACGTGTAGCAGAGGTTGTTGGTAAGGGTCTGCAATGCATCAGCTGTGAAGTTGTTCTCATCCCACAGGACATGGTAGTGAGCAGGACGGCTTGTGCCCTTGATGCCAGCGTGGCTGCACAGGAAGAAGTCAAACTCTGTAGGATGGCAGATCTTCGAGTCCACAACAGTACCTGCAAATTCAATTCAATTCGCCACAGAATTGCTCTCTAGTTAGACTAGGCAAGTCGTGGTCCCGGGATGCTAACATGCTACCAACAGAATGCATGTTTCCATACATGCAGCATTCCTAAGTAAAATAGTTGTTCAAAAAACATAATGCTCACCAGGAAGTATGTTTCCACTCCTGTCAACTGAATTCTGATCATTGTGGTTGTGTGCAAACAACCTTGTATGGTGCCGTTTCTGGACCACGATAAAAGTCACCTGTGGCTGGTAATTTGCTTCCAGCGATGCACACGCCTACAGCAGATACAAAATATCAAATCTCAACAGCCagtctctcactctctctcttgTCTCCCAAGAAAGGAAAACTGAAAAAAGCTACCTTTCGGATTGCATCCAGCTCATGCAGTAGAACTTGGTAAAACTGCCCTTCACTCACACCATCCCTGCCAAAGGTAACCATATTAGTTAGTTCGCCGGGAACCCAGTCGCTAGCCAGTTACAGCAGGTTTTTGCATCAAAGCATGAGCGCAAAGTTTCTGTAAGAGCTCACACCTGTAGAATAGTATCCGCTGAGGCTTTTGACCAGTTGACTTTTTGAAGGATATAAGAAGCTCCCTGAAAATGTGGCCCTCACATGTATTACACGCGCTCTAGGTAAAAAAGACAGAAAAGAGGAAGGACATGGGGGTCTTGGTGGAATACCTGATCATGCCGCCACAGATGGTTCCCCTCTGAGGATCATGTGTCACCTTATACAAATCCTCTATTAGCTCTTGCCTGTGAGATTGCGCAGAAACTAAACCAGCATACTTTGTCACCTCAGGCCAATCTTGGGAGGCCACAACCTACAGGGTTATAAAAACATTCGCAGGTTAATATTCGAATGATCAGTCATAAAAAGTGTTTCATAGCTCAACTTACAGCAGCAATGGAAGGGCTGCTATCTTCACCAGGATGAGGATGGGTTACATCCGCACCAAATATGATGGTAGGCCTGTCAGTCACCAAAGGAATGCGTCTTGACACTGCATCAACAAGTACAGTGTTCCTTCCTCCAACCTTTGAAAGCAGAAGTGTTGGTTTCAACAACGGAAAAAACACAACAAAAATAAAAGCAGAGTCAATGAAAACCAACCTTGACATTTATCTTCAGAGCAAGATTTGCCAGTATCTGTTTGTTCATCTTAAAAACTTGCTTCGCACAGCAGCACTGCGAAACTATCCCAAGGTCTATTTCGCAGACACGCTTCAAATCACCTGATACCAACAGAGAACATTTGACAGCGATTATATGCTCAATAGCACAGGAATAAATATAAAAGTGGCACACAGAGTTTTAAGTTTATATACCATAAAGAGAACCATTGTTGTCAGGAAGTATTCCTATAAGCAAATCAAGTTCCTTGCGCTGTGGTCCAAGCATGTTCATTGCATCATGGAATCTGGCTTTCAGAGCTCGCTCCACTTGATCAGGATGTGCATACATAGGTGGAAGAATAGGATCCAAGGCAAAGTCCTACAGTCACCTTATAGTATTACTTCCATAATCCAGTAGATGAAGTGGACACTAGCTATTTCAGTATGTGTTTTGAGGGATACTTGCCATTCCCGAGGCCTGGCACATGCGAGCAAGTTCACGACAAAATCCACTAGCAACACTCTCTTGCACATTTCGAGCAAAATTGACACAGATCCAGCTCCTGACTCTACCACCATTTACCATTTTCTAGAAAATGGAAAACGAAAATAAGTAGTAAATCATGCGGCAAAGTAAACATTTTTTGTTGTCTAAGTATAGAACTAGTAATGATAATAATTAGGAAAGCGCTCAGTGGAGTTAATACAATGGCATGAATGATTGAACAGTATTTCAACACAGCAGAAAATTCAAGGGATAAATTATACTGGTAGCTGGAAAAATAACTACCCGCCATTTTGCTCATTCAACGAATGCAATTATCTGAACATGAATGCTCAACACAACTGTACTCATATAATTTACTGCATTGTGAAGCTAAATGTGAGAGAGGCAGGTGGGCAGCATCTTAAAAGTTGCTCAGGTCTCAGAACACAAGGGCTTATGCATACCATTTCCTCAAAAACATATAACGAATATAACTCTTTAGTTCTAAACAATTTAGAAACTATTATTCAGAAATTTCTAAATGTTTAGTACCTTGTTCATCATATTCCACTGCCCAACCCTTGGCAAGCAGTCCTTCTCTCTGCCAGTCTCGTTATATTTGAGCTGCATCAATAGAAGTAAAACATAGAAGGTTTGTTAATCATCACAGAACAGTGGTGAGAAAAATGAAAGGTCAAAAGACATTTCAATATGGATGGGTTTCAACCTACCCTAGGAGCAGGTAAAATCCGTGCCTCAACTGAAGCCAAACGCTCACTGATCTTAATGCCAAACTCTTTAGCATAAGGATCTTCATGGTAAGAGTTATGATTCACCATCTGTGGGCACACAAAAGTAGTTTGTATTTTGCATAAGCATGTGAAGTTGCAAACGGAAGGAGAACCCCCGAAATAACTGAAAGAAGGGGGAAAACGGCACTACCTGAATTATGTCACGCTCCCGATCATGTGGGCGTTGACATGTCTCCTCTAAAAGGGCTCTTATCTGACTCTGGTTTAATCTTTTGGAGTACCTCTGTCCCTCCACTATTTTGCAGACCTGAGTGAACTCAGATTTTTAAGCACACATTAGAAACACATGTTTTGCTACCAAAAGTTAAACAGGGATCAAAACAATAGTGTAAAGCTTTGCTACTAGAGAGCAAGAGGAGCAGCTTCAGCCACTAAACTTACCTCCATTGGAAGGTAATTTGGACGCTGCTGATTGCCAACCTGCAGGCATGGCAGGTAGGTATGCTGGATAGCAAAACCATATGTCTCTTGAAAATATTGTATAACAGACTTCACTATGCCTCCTTGATCAACAGGGAAACTGCGGCAAATAACATCAGCTTCTTTTAAGAATCAGAATATTATCATGAGATCTTTTTCTCTGACAAATGACCCAGAGACACAGCAGTGCATGAACAAACAAGGGATGACAGTACGTTAGCTCTCGAGTTGCCTGAGATGTTAAACCAGCTATTCGATACTTCCGCCGCATGTTACCACGGTGGGTAACTTCCACCTTCACCCCTCTTAAGGCCTTCTTGATCTAAAATTGTGCACAGTAACACATAAAATTGATTGTCAAGGTTAGTACATAAAGTGACAGATAAAAAAACAAATATTGGCAGCTCAGATATGGAAGACAAAATAAAACCACAGAGGCAAATATTAAGAACTGGAAAGCAGGAATATATGCAATAACTAAAGTCtgtttccaagaaggaatgtgCTAGACATTTGTTGTGCGATGAACTTAGGTCTTCTGCATTACAAAAAGAAAGGTACAAAATCCCATTTGAGGACTATTTCCCTATGAATCACTGATACTTCACTAGCCCAGCCGTACCCGTATCCGATACTTACTTCAATACTCTATACCACCACTGTATAGTTTTTCAAAGTCTTGTGTCGCCGTACCCATATCGCGTATAGGTGATGCATAGCTATTTCCTCGTGAAACGATAAAATGTGAACATGAAATGTTAGAAAAGCATACCTTGACACGTTCAGCATCTGAGAGGGGCCTTGAGCGGATATCAGTATTTAAAAGCAGTGCAACAAAATCTATCACAGGTAATGGCTCAAAGAAAACAGTAGCCGACATATCTGAAAAGGCAGAAAAAGTGGAAAATGTAAGTGGAAGCAGAATGTATTTAATGGCCAGAACTGTAAACATTGGAGATGTAATGCTAATAGGGAGTTGTTCACAGAATTAAACATTTTCTTGGCATCACCGAAGTTGTATATCTATTGGATGGACTTAGATTTGAGTGTTACAACGAGAGGACCCAAGTTTAATCATGTATCCTATACATATATCCACAAGAGAGAGAGGTTTACCAATGTTCAATGACAAGCCCATCTGAGTAGGACGAATGCTCTGGTAAAACCCACGCCAGCTTTCTATTCCCTCACCAAGGGATCGCCTCCTCCCCAGGTCAGGAGAGAAAAAAGATCGACCAAATGGTGCATATCTGTGAAACAAAGGAGTGGAAAGCATCATTGAACAATTCTCGATGATTATCTGAAACAGAGTTTAATTTAATCACCTTGCTGTTGGAAGCTCCCGCAGGACAATGTCAAGAACTTGCAAAGCCTCTTGAGGAGCCTCTGCCTGCCTTCCGGCAATAAATTGCTCAAGACGACGGAGATCAGCTCTTGCAGCAAATTTAATGACTACCTTGTAAGTTTTCTGACGCCTAGATCATAGAAAAGACAATAAGAAATGTCAGACCAATAGGCTC
The genomic region above belongs to Panicum hallii strain FIL2 chromosome 4, PHallii_v3.1, whole genome shotgun sequence and contains:
- the LOC112888915 gene encoding sucrose synthase 7 — its product is MASKLSFKRTDSIAESMPDALRQSRYQMKRCFQRYVSKGKRLLKNQQLIEELEKSLDDKVEKEKLVEGFLGYIICSTQEAVVLPPYVAFAVRMNPGIWEYVKVHSDDLSVEGITPSEYLKFKETLYDENWAKDDNSLEVDFGALDLSTPHLTLPSSIGNGLQFVSKFMSSKLGDKPEISMKPLLDYLLSLNYRGEKLMVNDTIDTVNKLQTALLLAEVFVSGLPRYTPFPKFEQRFQEWGLEKGWGDTAERCKETLNCLSEVLQAPDPINMEKFFSRLPSIFNIVVFSIHGYFGQEKVLGLPDTGGQVVYILDQVRALEEELLQRIKQQGLNVTPKILVLTRLIPDAKGTKCNVELEPVENTKHSSILRVPFKTEDGKDLRHWVSRFDIYPYLERYAQDSCAKILDILEGKPDLIIGNYTDGNLVASLMSSKLGVTQGTVAHALEKTKYEDSDVKWRDLDQKYHFSCQFTADMIAMNASDFIITSTYQEIAGSKEKPGQYEHHYAFTMPGLCRYATGINVFDPKFNIAAPGADQSIYFPFTQKQKRLTDLHPQIEELLYSKQDTDEHIGYLADRNKPIIFSMARLDKVKNITGLVEWYGQNKKLRDLVNLVVVAGLLDASQSKDREEIEEINKMHNLIDKYQLKGQIRWIKAQTDRVRNGELYRCIADTKGAFVQPALYEAFGLTVIEAMNCGLATFATNQGGPAEIIVDGVSGFHINPTNGREASKKIADFFQKCKEDPSYWNKVSTAGLQRIYECYTWKIYATKVLNMGSTYGFWKTLNKEERIAKQRYLQMFYNLQFRNLAKTVPRVYEHPPQAPASAGPSTMTVVRPKERKPQTRIQRIMTSLMGHKSSTSD
- the LOC112888914 gene encoding protein argonaute 1D isoform X2, encoding MGSWRPRLPGFGEGSQAAEPSGGGRGPGRGFRGRGGSYHQQFPQSGRGAGYYQHGQGAASQPRAAMVSQQWRPAGPAAGYLGHGQAYREVQPPQNYGGGRGGCGSGPSAIAPELRQAMETSHEPDDISSPEAGSPELSPRASTVEVSDQLKGLSVQEKSNTGQEIVQAFPVSHKSYKFPHRPGNGSIGTRCLVKANHFFAELPDKDLHQYDVSITPDVTSRIRSRSVMEELVKLHKMSYLGGRLPAYDGRKSLYTAGPLPFTSKEFHITLLEEDDGSGVKRRQKTYKVVIKFAARADLRRLEQFIAGRQAEAPQEALQVLDIVLRELPTARYAPFGRSFFSPDLGRRRSLGEGIESWRGFYQSIRPTQMGLSLNIDMSATVFFEPLPVIDFVALLLNTDIRSRPLSDAERVKIKKALRGVKVEVTHRGNMRRKYRIAGLTSQATRELTFPVDQGGIVKSVIQYFQETYGFAIQHTYLPCLQVGNQQRPNYLPMEVCKIVEGQRYSKRLNQSQIRALLEETCQRPHDRERDIIQMVNHNSYHEDPYAKEFGIKISERLASVEARILPAPRLKYNETGREKDCLPRVGQWNMMNKKMVNGGRVRSWICVNFARNVQESVASGFCRELARMCQASGMDFALDPILPPMYAHPDQVERALKARFHDAMNMLGPQRKELDLLIGILPDNNGSLYGDLKRVCEIDLGIVSQCCCAKQVFKMNKQILANLALKINVKVGGRNTVLVDAVSRRIPLVTDRPTIIFGADVTHPHPGEDSSPSIAAVVASQDWPEVTKYAGLVSAQSHRQELIEDLYKVTHDPQRGTICGGMIRELLISFKKSTGQKPQRILFYRDGVSEGQFYQVLLHELDAIRKACASLEANYQPQVTFIVVQKRHHTRLFAHNHNDQNSVDRSGNILPGTVVDSKICHPTEFDFFLCSHAGIKGTSRPAHYHVLWDENNFTADALQTLTNNLCYTYARCTRSVSIVPPAYYAHLAAFRARFYMEPDSSDSGSLASGARGGGAPSSSSTSRSTRAATGGAVRPLPALKDSVKSVMFYC
- the LOC112888914 gene encoding protein argonaute 1D isoform X3, whose product is MLQVCQPHCFIIPDMGSWRPRLPGFGEGSQAAEPSGGGRGPGRGFRGRGGSYHQQFPQSGRGAGYYQHGQGAASQPRAAMVSQQWRPAGPAAGYLGHGQAYREVQPPQNYGGGRGGCGSGPSAIAPELRQAMETSHEPDDISSPEAGSPELSPRASTVEVSDQLKGNGSIGTRCLVKANHFFAELPDKDLHQYDVSITPDVTSRIRSRSVMEELVKLHKMSYLGGRLPAYDGRKSLYTAGPLPFTSKEFHITLLEEDDGSGVKRRQKTYKVVIKFAARADLRRLEQFIAGRQAEAPQEALQVLDIVLRELPTARYAPFGRSFFSPDLGRRRSLGEGIESWRGFYQSIRPTQMGLSLNIDMSATVFFEPLPVIDFVALLLNTDIRSRPLSDAERVKIKKALRGVKVEVTHRGNMRRKYRIAGLTSQATRELTFPVDQGGIVKSVIQYFQETYGFAIQHTYLPCLQVGNQQRPNYLPMEVCKIVEGQRYSKRLNQSQIRALLEETCQRPHDRERDIIQMVNHNSYHEDPYAKEFGIKISERLASVEARILPAPRLKYNETGREKDCLPRVGQWNMMNKKMVNGGRVRSWICVNFARNVQESVASGFCRELARMCQASGMDFALDPILPPMYAHPDQVERALKARFHDAMNMLGPQRKELDLLIGILPDNNGSLYGDLKRVCEIDLGIVSQCCCAKQVFKMNKQILANLALKINVKVGGRNTVLVDAVSRRIPLVTDRPTIIFGADVTHPHPGEDSSPSIAAVVASQDWPEVTKYAGLVSAQSHRQELIEDLYKVTHDPQRGTICGGMIRELLISFKKSTGQKPQRILFYRDGVSEGQFYQVLLHELDAIRKACASLEANYQPQVTFIVVQKRHHTRLFAHNHNDQNSVDRSGNILPGTVVDSKICHPTEFDFFLCSHAGIKGTSRPAHYHVLWDENNFTADALQTLTNNLCYTYARCTRSVSIVPPAYYAHLAAFRARFYMEPDSSDSGSLASGARGGGAPSSSSTSRSTRAATGGAVRPLPALKDSVKSVMFYC
- the LOC112888914 gene encoding protein argonaute 1D isoform X1; translated protein: MLQVCQPHCFIIPDMGSWRPRLPGFGEGSQAAEPSGGGRGPGRGFRGRGGSYHQQFPQSGRGAGYYQHGQGAASQPRAAMVSQQWRPAGPAAGYLGHGQAYREVQPPQNYGGGRGGCGSGPSAIAPELRQAMETSHEPDDISSPEAGSPELSPRASTVEVSDQLKGLSVQEKSNTGQEIVQAFPVSHKSYKFPHRPGNGSIGTRCLVKANHFFAELPDKDLHQYDVSITPDVTSRIRSRSVMEELVKLHKMSYLGGRLPAYDGRKSLYTAGPLPFTSKEFHITLLEEDDGSGVKRRQKTYKVVIKFAARADLRRLEQFIAGRQAEAPQEALQVLDIVLRELPTARYAPFGRSFFSPDLGRRRSLGEGIESWRGFYQSIRPTQMGLSLNIDMSATVFFEPLPVIDFVALLLNTDIRSRPLSDAERVKIKKALRGVKVEVTHRGNMRRKYRIAGLTSQATRELTFPVDQGGIVKSVIQYFQETYGFAIQHTYLPCLQVGNQQRPNYLPMEVCKIVEGQRYSKRLNQSQIRALLEETCQRPHDRERDIIQMVNHNSYHEDPYAKEFGIKISERLASVEARILPAPRLKYNETGREKDCLPRVGQWNMMNKKMVNGGRVRSWICVNFARNVQESVASGFCRELARMCQASGMDFALDPILPPMYAHPDQVERALKARFHDAMNMLGPQRKELDLLIGILPDNNGSLYGDLKRVCEIDLGIVSQCCCAKQVFKMNKQILANLALKINVKVGGRNTVLVDAVSRRIPLVTDRPTIIFGADVTHPHPGEDSSPSIAAVVASQDWPEVTKYAGLVSAQSHRQELIEDLYKVTHDPQRGTICGGMIRELLISFKKSTGQKPQRILFYRDGVSEGQFYQVLLHELDAIRKACASLEANYQPQVTFIVVQKRHHTRLFAHNHNDQNSVDRSGNILPGTVVDSKICHPTEFDFFLCSHAGIKGTSRPAHYHVLWDENNFTADALQTLTNNLCYTYARCTRSVSIVPPAYYAHLAAFRARFYMEPDSSDSGSLASGARGGGAPSSSSTSRSTRAATGGAVRPLPALKDSVKSVMFYC